One genomic segment of Fusibacter sp. A1 includes these proteins:
- a CDS encoding carbon-nitrogen hydrolase family protein codes for MKIALIQMTVTDDKTRNMKTAKDWIEKASQEKAQVVVLPEMFNCPYDNSYFEDFAEVEGGLTYRFLSEQAKEYNLLLVGGSVPEREGSNIYNTSYIFDKNGKLLAKHRKAHLFDIAIENGIRFMESDVLTPGDQATVFDTDFGRVGLCICYDIRFPELARRMTLDGARLIIVPGAFNMTTGPAHWELTARARALDNQVFYALCSPARVEGASYVAYGHSMVTNPWGMVVDSLDEGEGILITEVDFDMVDSIREQLPLLKHRRMELY; via the coding sequence ATGAAAATCGCTTTGATTCAAATGACGGTTACTGACGATAAGACTCGAAACATGAAGACCGCGAAAGACTGGATAGAAAAAGCGTCGCAAGAGAAGGCGCAAGTGGTCGTTTTGCCAGAGATGTTCAACTGCCCCTATGACAACAGTTATTTTGAAGATTTTGCCGAAGTGGAAGGTGGACTGACCTACCGGTTTTTAAGCGAGCAGGCGAAAGAATATAATTTGTTGTTGGTTGGGGGGTCGGTCCCTGAACGTGAAGGATCAAACATCTATAACACTAGCTACATATTCGACAAAAATGGAAAACTTCTTGCAAAGCACAGAAAAGCACATCTGTTCGATATCGCTATAGAAAATGGTATTCGCTTTATGGAATCGGATGTGCTGACTCCGGGTGATCAAGCGACTGTCTTTGACACGGACTTCGGAAGAGTTGGACTTTGCATCTGCTATGATATCCGCTTTCCAGAACTTGCGCGCAGGATGACTCTTGATGGAGCCAGGTTGATTATCGTACCCGGAGCATTCAACATGACAACCGGACCTGCCCACTGGGAGCTCACCGCAAGGGCTCGAGCGCTTGACAATCAGGTGTTCTATGCCCTATGCTCGCCAGCAAGAGTCGAAGGTGCGAGCTATGTGGCTTATGGACATAGCATGGTCACAAATCCTTGGGGCATGGTAGTTGACTCTCTGGATGAAGGCGAAGGGATCCTGATCACAGAAGTTGATTTTGACATGGTGGACTCTATCAGAGAACA
- a CDS encoding NAD-dependent protein deacylase: MSQFDELVDLIRSSSRIVFFGGAGVSTESGIPDFRSVDGLYALKYKYPPETMLSYSFFEQETDEFFKFYRDKVLNTSAIPNKAHLALARLEQMDKLTSVVTQNIDGLHQKAGSKRVHELHGSVLRNYCVDCGKNYSADYVICFNAVTPRCSECGGVVRPDVVLYEEGLNLKVIDNAVRDIEMSDLLIIGGTSLVVYPAASLIKYHKKGRIVLINKGKTPADHLARLTFDEAIGELLGRVMEVL, from the coding sequence ATGTCGCAATTTGATGAGTTAGTGGATTTGATCAGAAGCAGCAGCCGTATCGTTTTCTTCGGTGGAGCCGGTGTTTCTACTGAAAGCGGAATACCCGATTTTAGATCGGTTGACGGGCTGTATGCCTTAAAATACAAGTATCCGCCTGAAACCATGTTAAGCTATAGTTTTTTTGAACAGGAAACAGATGAGTTCTTCAAGTTTTACAGGGACAAGGTGCTCAACACGAGCGCAATACCCAATAAGGCGCATCTGGCACTGGCAAGACTAGAACAAATGGATAAGTTGACTAGCGTGGTGACGCAGAATATTGATGGACTGCACCAAAAGGCAGGCAGCAAGCGGGTTCATGAACTCCATGGATCAGTCTTAAGAAACTACTGCGTCGACTGCGGGAAAAACTATAGTGCCGACTATGTCATCTGCTTCAACGCAGTCACGCCAAGGTGTTCTGAGTGTGGTGGTGTTGTAAGACCGGATGTGGTGTTATATGAAGAGGGACTCAACCTAAAGGTGATCGATAATGCCGTAAGAGATATTGAAATGTCCGATCTGCTGATTATTGGAGGGACTTCGCTGGTGGTTTATCCGGCAGCTTCACTGATCAAGTATCATAAAAAGGGTAGGATTGTGCTGATCAATAAAGGCAAAACACCCGCGGACCATCTTGCGAGGCTAACGTTCGATGAGGCAATCGGTGAACTATTAGGCAGGGTCATGGAGGTGCTTTAA
- a CDS encoding 4Fe-4S binding protein, whose product MKNIIKYRKSVQFAFGGVTVYVIMALANGLAYVFGASILLGAIFGKTYCKWMCPMGLVMEHMSRNLSDNEAKVHMYNYYKVGCPVSWVQGVTNKFSLFKIRNDESKCVSCGACDKVCYVSAVNTKKSVFDTSKENACEAFNCSKCLSCVEACPTESLQYKIK is encoded by the coding sequence ATGAAAAATATAATCAAGTATAGGAAGTCGGTTCAGTTTGCTTTTGGCGGGGTGACGGTTTATGTGATTATGGCACTTGCCAACGGACTTGCTTATGTGTTCGGCGCGTCTATCCTACTAGGCGCGATTTTTGGAAAGACCTACTGCAAATGGATGTGTCCCATGGGACTAGTGATGGAGCATATGTCACGGAACCTGTCGGATAATGAAGCCAAGGTACACATGTACAATTACTATAAGGTCGGATGCCCGGTTTCTTGGGTGCAAGGTGTGACCAACAAGTTCTCACTTTTCAAAATCAGAAACGATGAAAGCAAATGCGTATCGTGCGGCGCATGCGATAAAGTATGCTATGTTTCTGCAGTGAACACCAAAAAGAGTGTCTTTGACACATCAAAGGAAAACGCATGTGAGGCGTTCAATTGTTCTAAGTGTTTATCCTGTGTGGAGGCATGTCCGACTGAAAGTCTGCAGTATAAGATAAAGTAA
- a CDS encoding M48 family metallopeptidase: MSKEQPKCRYLGKAYPLIAVVDESVKKEVIRFDGKTFTCLSPKSGEVDVTKALKTFYKKEAKKVIEQRLRLYQPQIKTKYKAFTIESDDSKWGSCSSTRNLTFNWKLMLFPIEAVDYVVIHELCHLEHLNHDRSFWRLVGKLCPDYKNVMPILGTSKTRNL; this comes from the coding sequence ATGTCAAAGGAACAACCGAAATGCAGATACTTGGGAAAAGCCTATCCTTTGATAGCTGTTGTCGATGAAAGTGTTAAAAAAGAAGTGATCCGGTTCGATGGGAAGACGTTCACGTGTCTTAGCCCCAAAAGCGGAGAAGTGGATGTGACCAAGGCGCTGAAGACCTTTTATAAAAAAGAGGCAAAAAAAGTGATCGAACAGCGCTTAAGGCTTTATCAACCTCAGATAAAAACCAAGTACAAGGCCTTTACCATAGAAAGCGACGATTCCAAATGGGGAAGCTGCAGCTCGACGAGAAACCTGACTTTCAACTGGAAGTTGATGCTTTTTCCGATAGAAGCGGTGGATTATGTCGTCATCCATGAATTATGCCATTTGGAGCATTTGAATCACGATAGGTCCTTCTGGCGTCTTGTGGGTAAACTGTGTCCTGATTATAAAAATGTGATGCCGATACTGGGCACTTCTAAAACAAGAAATCTATAA
- a CDS encoding GNAT family N-acetyltransferase, producing MDWKTDLVSLRAVRSSDFLEYFNNGEAIDTEAQRSGDRMKSPIGEDMVKKRVEDLSNQIPGEEDNFYIIEDIFLNPVGNINTHSCSRTDGTFEYGLGIRKKHRGLGYASDAVRLVLDFYFNELNYQKCNVKIYSYNTESINLHLKLGFVEEGRIRRSFFGKGAYHDIICMGLLREEFERIILKSFE from the coding sequence ATGGACTGGAAAACAGATTTAGTGAGTTTGAGGGCTGTAAGGTCTAGCGATTTTTTGGAATACTTCAATAACGGCGAAGCTATCGACACCGAGGCGCAGAGGTCTGGTGATAGGATGAAGTCGCCTATTGGAGAGGATATGGTGAAGAAAAGGGTTGAAGACCTGTCGAATCAGATACCGGGGGAGGAGGACAACTTTTATATCATCGAAGACATCTTCTTGAATCCTGTAGGCAATATCAATACGCATAGCTGCAGTAGGACCGATGGAACGTTCGAATACGGTCTTGGAATAAGGAAGAAGCACAGGGGCTTAGGCTACGCAAGCGACGCAGTACGACTGGTGCTTGATTTCTATTTTAATGAACTGAATTATCAAAAATGCAATGTGAAAATCTACAGCTACAACACCGAGTCGATCAACCTTCACTTGAAGTTGGGCTTTGTCGAAGAAGGCAGAATCAGAAGAAGTTTCTTTGGAAAAGGCGCGTATCATGATATTATTTGTATGGGACTTTTAAGGGAAGAATTTGAACGAATAATCCTCAAAAGTTTTGAATGA
- a CDS encoding nuclear transport factor 2 family protein produces the protein MKKFGVHYTNTLNLHPIRQNEECQAVKEVLLKLNEGYQKRDPKLAGGYLDLFVGDDSVYLLGTASGELCSGVDEVKDLLESDWEYWGDAAFDLDKAIIKVDGDMAWFATPGTVKYNFEHVQERYDGYVDFAKEKAKDESLSASERVALINWAMALTYHQKDEPSRDYFCPMRFSGVMVKENETWKIAQGKFSMPKGVFADQRLESGTEFVEEFASEKQALAKHNSETMKEQVETLIHAFAAKCVGNPDPTLKLVDEFFTKEQTTHVISPDTEWFVGHEAIATFLKECECSSLKLDTQSAITTTREDKTWITLNGTVKQTIPQEEVARRALEALQEISSSEKPSQDKLYHLHRQVAYALKEASHGEEYTCPIRMSAVISTCDGKHKFEQMHLSYPFYWIFEGKLDSIK, from the coding sequence ATGAAAAAATTTGGAGTACATTATACGAATACATTGAACCTTCATCCTATAAGACAAAACGAGGAATGTCAGGCGGTAAAAGAGGTTCTTTTGAAACTCAACGAAGGCTACCAAAAAAGAGACCCGAAACTTGCTGGTGGGTATCTTGACTTATTTGTAGGAGACGATTCTGTTTATCTACTTGGTACAGCGTCAGGTGAATTATGTTCAGGTGTTGATGAAGTAAAAGACCTGCTGGAATCGGACTGGGAGTACTGGGGTGATGCGGCCTTTGATCTTGACAAAGCGATTATCAAGGTCGACGGGGATATGGCCTGGTTTGCGACTCCCGGAACGGTCAAATACAACTTTGAACACGTGCAGGAACGGTATGACGGATACGTCGATTTTGCCAAAGAGAAGGCTAAGGATGAAAGCCTGTCTGCATCTGAGCGCGTAGCCCTTATCAACTGGGCGATGGCGCTGACTTACCATCAAAAGGACGAGCCTTCTAGAGATTACTTCTGCCCGATGAGGTTTTCTGGGGTGATGGTAAAAGAAAACGAAACATGGAAAATTGCTCAGGGCAAGTTTTCGATGCCAAAAGGTGTCTTTGCGGATCAACGGCTTGAAAGCGGAACGGAGTTTGTCGAAGAATTTGCATCAGAAAAGCAGGCGCTGGCAAAGCACAACTCAGAAACAATGAAGGAGCAAGTAGAAACGCTAATTCACGCGTTTGCAGCCAAATGTGTCGGTAATCCAGACCCGACCTTGAAGCTTGTAGATGAGTTTTTCACTAAGGAACAGACTACCCATGTGATATCACCCGATACGGAGTGGTTTGTCGGGCATGAAGCGATTGCAACTTTTTTGAAGGAATGCGAGTGTTCGTCCTTGAAGCTCGATACACAATCAGCGATTACGACCACAAGAGAAGACAAGACCTGGATTACCTTGAACGGTACGGTAAAGCAGACAATCCCTCAGGAAGAAGTCGCACGAAGGGCCCTAGAAGCACTGCAAGAAATCAGCAGTAGTGAAAAGCCTTCACAGGACAAGTTGTACCACCTGCACAGACAGGTTGCCTATGCGCTAAAAGAAGCCTCGCATGGCGAAGAGTATACTTGTCCTATCAGAATGTCGGCGGTAATCTCGACTTGCGACGGAAAACATAAGTTTGAACAAATGCACCTCTCGTATCCGTTCTACTGGATATTTGAAGGAAAACTAGACAGTATAAAATAA
- a CDS encoding DUF2785 domain-containing protein codes for MLTKQELKIRLKAVKAKGFELTESETVSDYLEAMLAHIGDPDAELRDELIYECFYFWIVKKDYLPGDEVKALCGKLLSDDYAFYQIGTTGDDSVLRRSFSILAMSPVLSYCLNKGCLNDSEVVEIKEKLIDYLMREKDTRGFVEAKGWAHSIAHCADALNYIVNFDSMREEDYLDVLNAVRDKLLMVDTCFGANEDERLSFLVSFTIIPEKRVGTDKISEWLATFVKVNEIEDYQRKFMAKQNCNHFIRSIYFSLVHLNAGSELLQTLIETEKALNMYYRHFK; via the coding sequence ATGTTGACGAAACAGGAGCTCAAAATAAGGTTAAAAGCGGTCAAAGCCAAGGGATTTGAGTTGACAGAGAGTGAAACAGTGTCAGACTATCTGGAAGCTATGCTGGCGCATATCGGTGATCCAGACGCAGAACTTAGGGATGAGCTGATCTATGAGTGTTTTTATTTTTGGATAGTAAAAAAGGACTACTTGCCTGGGGATGAGGTCAAAGCCTTATGCGGCAAGCTGTTAAGTGATGACTATGCGTTTTACCAAATAGGTACTACCGGTGACGATTCGGTTTTAAGGAGAAGCTTTTCGATACTGGCGATGAGCCCTGTTCTCAGCTACTGCCTGAACAAGGGGTGCCTTAATGATTCAGAAGTGGTCGAGATTAAGGAAAAACTGATCGACTATCTGATGAGAGAGAAAGACACAAGAGGCTTTGTGGAAGCTAAGGGTTGGGCGCACAGCATCGCCCACTGCGCGGACGCGCTAAACTATATCGTCAATTTCGATAGCATGCGTGAAGAGGACTACTTGGATGTGCTCAATGCGGTTAGGGATAAACTGCTTATGGTAGACACCTGCTTTGGAGCCAATGAAGACGAACGACTGTCGTTTTTAGTCAGCTTCACCATCATACCCGAAAAAAGAGTGGGCACAGATAAGATAAGCGAGTGGTTGGCAACATTTGTAAAAGTAAATGAAATCGAGGACTACCAGCGCAAGTTCATGGCCAAGCAAAACTGCAACCATTTCATCAGAAGCATCTACTTCAGCCTAGTTCATCTCAACGCCGGCTCAGAACTGCTGCAAACACTCATCGAAACAGAAAAAGCGCTGAACATGTATTACAGACATTTTAAATAA
- a CDS encoding AarF/UbiB family protein has translation MNDRQEKQLAFDRSVQNLTFGSLSGTGLTLEDLVCMDFRHKYVVKTYDSGLTATVFKVKTHRLFNYKKKRATSLVKNIDGQTSFLNEIQRRIEFAELSETDSVIERHMVKTVYADYRQGVLLSEWIEGNHPATITESFVDQLLDVSFAMQRKGTFEWDLCSGNLLIDPSGTLKLFDFGYCYRFDPLKEINPEGLNAPMFHALERFETRYSMFELLKIEEENSLAQALKIYKMTKEVAIRHYSDHVLWLTDHHACAEVVDFFKALVNEWQAAIDSKENLYGLYKKEAIRSHILDIHDDLAGQSCTVNTLKRLDAVLNWIVEDYDLLNSSDSFFWEDQSRTKDELVIHYESLRKPILQFQLLPKKTFE, from the coding sequence ATGAATGATAGACAGGAAAAACAACTTGCATTCGATCGGTCCGTACAGAACCTGACATTTGGTTCGCTAAGCGGTACCGGTTTGACACTAGAAGATTTGGTTTGTATGGACTTCCGCCACAAGTATGTGGTAAAGACTTATGATAGCGGTCTCACAGCTACCGTTTTTAAAGTGAAAACCCATAGGCTCTTCAACTATAAAAAGAAAAGAGCGACCAGTCTTGTTAAAAATATTGACGGACAGACTTCGTTTCTTAATGAAATACAGCGAAGAATTGAATTTGCAGAACTAAGCGAGACAGACAGTGTGATTGAAAGACACATGGTAAAAACCGTTTATGCGGATTATCGACAAGGAGTGCTGCTTTCTGAATGGATAGAAGGAAATCATCCCGCTACCATCACCGAGTCTTTTGTGGACCAGCTGTTGGATGTCAGCTTTGCGATGCAGCGAAAGGGAACGTTTGAGTGGGATCTTTGTAGTGGAAACCTGCTTATCGACCCCTCAGGGACACTGAAGTTGTTCGACTTCGGTTACTGCTATCGCTTTGATCCGCTTAAGGAAATCAATCCGGAAGGTTTAAATGCACCTATGTTTCATGCGCTTGAAAGATTTGAAACGAGATATTCGATGTTTGAACTGCTTAAGATAGAGGAGGAAAACAGCTTAGCGCAAGCGCTGAAAATTTATAAAATGACAAAGGAAGTAGCCATACGTCATTATTCAGACCATGTCCTGTGGCTCACAGATCACCATGCATGCGCTGAGGTGGTCGACTTTTTCAAAGCGCTAGTGAACGAGTGGCAAGCCGCGATCGATTCAAAAGAAAATCTGTACGGCCTTTATAAAAAAGAGGCGATCCGGTCGCATATACTTGACATACACGATGACCTTGCAGGCCAGTCCTGTACCGTAAATACATTAAAAAGGTTGGATGCTGTTCTAAACTGGATTGTCGAGGACTATGACCTGCTGAACTCGTCGGATTCATTTTTCTGGGAAGACCAGAGCCGCACCAAAGACGAGCTGGTCATCCATTACGAATCGCTAAGAAAACCTATCCTACAATTTCAGCTGCTACCTAAAAAAACTTTTGAATGA
- a CDS encoding GyrI-like domain-containing protein, giving the protein MKHEWRKHEKEIYLPKKTPQVIDLKSIGYFTLKGEGNPNDPFFADYIQALYAVSYAVKMSYKSDDVPQGYYDYAVYPLEGVWDLKDKAKGAKDKDNLVFELMIRQPDFLTEDLAKCFIEKAYASKKLDLIKQVEFKTITDGLCVQMLHLGSYDDEPASFDLMQAYCKEHGLTRISMTHREIYLTDARKTSPDKQKTVLRFKVE; this is encoded by the coding sequence ATGAAACACGAATGGAGAAAACACGAAAAAGAAATCTACTTACCGAAGAAAACGCCGCAGGTCATCGATTTGAAATCGATAGGCTATTTTACACTTAAGGGAGAAGGCAATCCAAACGATCCTTTTTTCGCGGATTATATACAGGCGCTTTACGCCGTGTCTTATGCGGTGAAGATGTCATATAAATCAGATGACGTACCTCAGGGCTATTATGATTATGCGGTCTATCCGCTGGAGGGTGTTTGGGATTTGAAGGATAAGGCCAAAGGAGCCAAAGATAAGGACAATCTTGTTTTTGAGCTTATGATCAGACAGCCTGATTTTTTAACCGAGGATCTGGCAAAATGCTTTATTGAAAAAGCCTACGCTTCAAAAAAGCTAGACCTTATCAAGCAAGTCGAATTCAAGACAATCACCGACGGATTATGCGTTCAGATGCTTCACCTTGGATCCTATGACGATGAACCGGCAAGTTTTGATCTGATGCAGGCCTACTGCAAGGAACATGGCCTGACCCGCATCAGCATGACCCACCGCGAAATCTACCTGACAGACGCAAGGAAGACAAGTCCCGACAAGCAAAAGACCGTTCTACGGTTCAAAGTGGAATAA
- a CDS encoding HAMP domain-containing sensor histidine kinase: protein MIKKSITLKLFILIFMLFLFQSLIQVGFQKYFLADYYELSKIDEVDGALSEAIETFSASTDLIEQKEILETYMAVTGEPILVYDDYYDYHPASYQVAYEKSLTLADDQNTLSVVPIDEFVDPNLESLILDYTVIGQPVVLSYYEDDTSIFPYSLILGDELYYLMFEEEVAVFEEEEYELKESAQHIVDYQESFIDDEMFSKINAIDSYFYGDEGYVNPMFEFIEVEKQIDGQTYYFVSMVALQPINDVLAVQNKFQWYVLAVMLVMTLFIAVAVSKLISKPIVKLSRAADAYAKMDFEESYAVKREDEIGMLGSRINYLANSLKDRIDELGRINVKLEDDIEFERRQEELRKEFVSNVSHELKTPLGVIKSYAEGIRDGISKDREEDYLQVIIDEVAKMNELVIDMLELTSLEANHQLAGLEQINLKRMISNVLRRYDQTIEEKDLHVTVQMEDASVFLDVKKMELVIGNLLSNAFRYVDERRLITVTLKGEQEITTLEIENSCSKLTEEDLGKIWDRFYRIEKSRSRELGGNGLGLAIVRHVLDLHGFDYRVINSDIGFKFILTIK, encoded by the coding sequence ATGATAAAAAAGAGCATCACACTTAAACTATTTATCCTCATATTCATGCTGTTCTTGTTTCAAAGTCTGATACAGGTCGGGTTTCAAAAATATTTTTTGGCCGATTATTATGAGTTGTCTAAGATCGACGAGGTGGACGGCGCATTGTCTGAAGCCATAGAAACCTTTTCTGCCAGCACGGACCTGATAGAGCAAAAAGAAATTCTAGAAACCTATATGGCAGTCACCGGTGAGCCTATTTTAGTGTACGACGACTACTATGACTACCATCCCGCGTCCTATCAGGTAGCCTATGAAAAATCACTCACCCTAGCGGATGATCAGAACACCCTGAGTGTGGTTCCCATAGATGAGTTTGTCGACCCCAACCTCGAATCCCTGATACTTGATTATACAGTCATCGGTCAGCCTGTCGTCTTATCCTATTACGAAGACGATACGTCGATTTTCCCATATAGCTTAATCTTAGGAGACGAGCTGTACTACCTGATGTTTGAAGAGGAAGTTGCGGTCTTTGAAGAAGAAGAGTATGAGCTTAAGGAATCGGCGCAGCACATCGTCGATTATCAAGAAAGCTTTATCGATGACGAAATGTTTTCCAAAATCAACGCGATCGATTCCTATTTTTATGGAGACGAGGGCTATGTCAATCCGATGTTCGAGTTCATCGAAGTCGAAAAACAGATAGATGGCCAAACCTACTACTTTGTATCGATGGTGGCCCTGCAACCGATCAACGATGTACTCGCGGTTCAGAACAAGTTTCAGTGGTATGTGCTCGCCGTCATGCTTGTGATGACCTTGTTTATCGCTGTGGCAGTATCAAAGCTGATCTCAAAGCCTATCGTGAAGCTGAGCCGGGCGGCGGATGCCTATGCCAAGATGGATTTTGAAGAGTCGTACGCCGTGAAAAGAGAAGATGAGATCGGCATGCTGGGTTCACGCATCAATTATCTGGCGAATTCCTTAAAAGACAGGATCGACGAGCTGGGTAGGATCAACGTGAAGCTTGAGGATGATATCGAGTTTGAGAGAAGGCAGGAAGAACTCAGAAAAGAGTTTGTCTCAAATGTCTCCCATGAGCTGAAGACACCGCTTGGCGTCATCAAAAGCTATGCCGAGGGCATAAGGGATGGCATATCAAAAGACAGGGAAGAGGATTACCTGCAGGTCATCATAGACGAGGTGGCTAAAATGAACGAGCTTGTCATCGACATGCTCGAGCTGACAAGCCTTGAGGCAAACCATCAGCTTGCCGGGCTTGAACAGATCAACCTCAAGCGGATGATCAGCAATGTCTTAAGGCGCTATGACCAGACCATTGAAGAAAAGGACCTACATGTTACGGTGCAGATGGAGGACGCTTCGGTGTTTCTGGATGTTAAGAAGATGGAACTTGTGATCGGCAACCTGCTTTCGAACGCCTTCAGGTACGTGGATGAGCGCAGGCTTATCACAGTGACACTAAAAGGTGAACAAGAAATTACGACACTTGAGATCGAAAACTCATGTTCTAAACTGACTGAAGAGGATCTGGGCAAGATATGGGACAGATTCTACCGCATCGAAAAGTCGAGGTCTAGAGAACTCGGTGGCAACGGCTTAGGGCTTGCCATCGTTAGGCATGTACTCGACCTTCACGGATTCGACTACCGGGTCATCAACTCGGATATCGGCTTTAAGTTCATCTTGACCATAAAATAA
- a CDS encoding response regulator transcription factor, with translation MKTVLVVEDEQKINAIIVDYLKDAGFKTFSAFDGEQALDLFESEKIDLVILDIMIPKIDGWSVCRRIRKQSGVPVIILTARADEDDKLLGFELGADEYVTKPFSPKVLVARVARLIARITETTVKLGYLTHGPIIINLDAHLIVVDDEEIEMTPKEFDLMVYLIENKGLVLSREAILNKVWGYDFYGELRVVDSHIKKIRKKLGSHGEMIKTVIKVGYRLE, from the coding sequence ATGAAAACGGTACTTGTTGTCGAAGACGAGCAAAAGATAAATGCGATTATTGTGGATTATTTGAAGGATGCCGGATTTAAAACGTTTTCGGCGTTTGACGGAGAACAGGCGCTTGACCTGTTCGAATCGGAAAAAATCGACTTGGTGATTCTTGATATCATGATCCCCAAGATCGATGGCTGGTCCGTTTGCCGCCGTATCAGAAAACAGTCCGGCGTGCCCGTAATCATCTTGACCGCACGAGCGGATGAGGACGATAAGCTGTTGGGATTTGAGCTTGGGGCGGATGAGTATGTCACTAAGCCCTTTAGTCCCAAAGTGCTTGTCGCAAGGGTAGCTAGGCTGATTGCACGAATTACGGAGACGACGGTGAAACTTGGCTATCTGACCCATGGTCCGATCATAATCAACTTAGACGCCCATTTGATTGTTGTGGATGACGAAGAAATTGAAATGACACCTAAAGAGTTCGATCTGATGGTCTATCTGATAGAAAACAAAGGGCTGGTACTTTCGCGTGAGGCCATACTCAACAAAGTGTGGGGGTATGACTTTTATGGCGAGTTGAGAGTGGTGGATTCCCATATTAAAAAAATAAGAAAAAAACTTGGTAGTCACGGGGAGATGATCAAGACCGTGATCAAGGTAGGGTATCGGCTTGAATAG